Proteins encoded within one genomic window of Williamwhitmania sp.:
- a CDS encoding TonB family protein, translated as MKTYLTLPFVFVISLFTFNAVAQNNNTDSSAITISKKVVGKDGKSLFIGSYKKDSQIREGEFQFFNSDGKVEVVGHYQNDNPCGNWIFYNNRGKVIKTINYASAFTVINQNKSQAEVKQPVSSNDSLKTKPELVVVEEMPTFNNGGPMAYNSYLQTNLHYPTYCQLLGIEGEVIVSFTVDKDGSVVDPSIIKGVNPDFDTEVLRLVLDSPKWKPGKSKGQPVKVRFTFPVIFKL; from the coding sequence ATGAAAACCTATCTAACCCTGCCTTTCGTATTTGTAATCTCACTATTCACCTTTAACGCAGTTGCTCAAAACAACAACACCGACTCCTCAGCTATAACTATAAGTAAGAAGGTAGTTGGGAAGGATGGAAAATCGCTCTTCATTGGCTCTTATAAAAAAGATAGCCAAATTCGTGAAGGAGAATTCCAATTTTTCAACAGTGATGGAAAAGTTGAAGTTGTTGGTCACTACCAAAACGATAATCCTTGTGGAAATTGGATTTTTTATAATAACCGAGGCAAAGTCATTAAGACGATAAACTATGCCTCCGCATTCACCGTAATAAATCAGAATAAAAGTCAAGCTGAGGTTAAGCAACCCGTATCCTCAAATGACAGCCTGAAAACCAAACCAGAGCTTGTTGTTGTTGAAGAGATGCCAACATTCAACAATGGTGGGCCAATGGCATACAATAGCTATCTCCAAACCAATCTTCATTATCCAACTTACTGCCAACTTCTTGGAATTGAAGGTGAGGTAATAGTTTCATTTACAGTTGATAAAGATGGCAGCGTGGTTGATCCCTCAATAATTAAAGGCGTTAATCCCGACTTTGACACAGAAGTTTTGAGACTCGTTCTCGACTCACCTAAATGGAAACCTGGCAAGTCAAAAGGACAACCCGTTAAAGTGCGTTTTACATTTCCAGTAATTTTCAAATTATAA